The window TGTACGTACAAAATCACAATATCATGTATAATAAGTTGTAACACTAACAAAGTTGCTATCAGAGTAAGTAACATAGCCACACAAACAGCAAAGGCTCTCAACAACAATCCAAAAGGGATAGATATATAAAGTGTGAAACTAAACTGCTCATTTGGATCAAGAGCAGCAGAGAACGAGTGTTGTTACTACAGCTGCTAACCTGGATCCATATTAGTAGAGTTTAATTTATTAAGTAAAGGGCATTccaaaatgaaaaatttccTTAAATCAGTTGTAACTTTTACGGAAGGTTCGTAAAAAAcattgtaatatttttggtcaaaaaataCTCCTACCTAAAATCTAGAAAGACTTCCGCTTATGAACTGAAATCAAATAATGAATGAAGTCTTCTTAAATAATATACGAGATTTCCTGAATAGATATCCTAGTAATTTTGggaaagaaaaacatgaaaatgtaacattttagagaattttgtttttggcatTATTTCTTAAATATGCTTTAGCAAAATACTACTTAGATAGAATTTGTCAaccaaagaaaatgaaactttCTTTTCCGCTTGGGTTTGTTGAAATAGATTTAGTTTCCAAATATGTAGTAAGGCCCGGCCCAATAAGGCAACTAACGCCCAAAAAAGAAACGGTTTTGACGATGTGACGGTAGCAAACGGCTACCAGTTTTGTCGTTTCGAGGAGCGTAGACACCACGCGCATAAGAAAGCACGTCAGTGTTTGCTAAATGCCATCATCatcgccttttttttttttttgtgtgtgtgctgCCTTTCTCCGAAAGCAGTCTCACTACGGCAACAACACACTACCCTACGCCCCCCTCCTTGGCCCTTCCCACCATCAGCAttaaattctctctctctcttcgcttCTTCTGGTTCGAATTCACtttactctcttctcttctcctctctctctctaccacTCTGATACCTTCGCCGGAGAAGCTCTCGTTCTCTGTATCGTCGGTGAAGCTCGACTCTGTTTCCTGCTCTGTACAGATCTCGAGCCGCATTTCGTGGATCTGTGCAAATCGCGTTTTAAACCTTATCGATTATTGTGTAACCctagggtttttgattttttttttgggaggaGGGAAGGAATCAATGTCTGTGAAGCTTTGAGGAAGTTATGGTTAGACGTTTGGTTCTGGTTAGGCTTCGTTTTGGCCGACGGGGAGTGTCCGGCGAGGCTGTGAGGGTTTGGTTTCTCCGTTGTTGTTGACTAATGGTGGTTTTTGAGTTTAGATATGATGCCGAACTTTGCGATGCTTCTGCtgttaattcttcttcttcactctctcggCTCGTCTCATATATGTTTTGGTATGGATCTAGTTAACTGATTCTTTTTCCCCTTCTGATGTGTTTGCTTGGTGAACCAATTTAGGAAACGATTGAGATAGGTGAAATTTACCTTAGTTAAGTTTTTGGTTGATTCTTACTTTGACAGCTCAAGATTAGTTGTTGGTGTTTATCTATATTTAGAATTGTTTATTGGATATATTTGGAAGCTAACTTTATTATGTACAAAGTAAGCAAAAGGGTTTAGTAGTACGATTCAGATTAATTACGTTTGGAATCTGTTATTGTGAAGCGTAAGAGTGACGATGAAGTCCCACGTTTTGCGCCTTATTTGGCACCACCCAACCTTAAATAGCTAAAATGCACATAGAGCTTACTCTTTCTTTTCTGAGTTTCTTGAAGGGAATATCGAATTCGCGTGACATTCTCTTGGCCAAAATGTATTCGTTAACGTAGGCATTGTATTTTTATATCCAAGATGAGGATGGAGTATGTATACTTCTAGAAACATTCTCTTTCCGAAAGTATTCACTGCTATGAATATTCGACATGTATAGAAAGAATCTGTAGATGACTTATCAGCTTGCTCTTANCTCATATATGTTTTGGTATGGATCTAGTTAACTGATTCTTTTTCCCCTTCTGATGTGTTTGCTTGGTGAACCAATTTAGGAAACGATTGAGATAGGTGAAATTTACCTTAGTTAAGTTTTTGGTTGATTCTTACTTTGACAGCTCAAGATTAGTTGTTGGTGTTTATCTATATTTAGAATTGTTTATTGGATATATTTGGAAGCTAACTTTATTATGTACAAAGTAAGCAAAAGGGTTTAGTAGTACGATTCAGATTAATTACGTTTGGAATCTGTTATTGTGAAGCGTAAGAGTGACGATGAAGTCCCACGTTTTGCGCCTTATTTGGCACCACCCAACCTTAAATAGCTAAAATGCACATAGAGCTTACTCTTTCTTTTCTGAGTTTCTTGAAGGGAATATCGAATTCGCGTGACATTCTCTTGGCCAAAATGTATTCGTTAACGTAGGCATTGTATTTTTATATCCAAGATGAGGATGGAGTATGTATACTTCTAGAAACATTCTCTTTCCGAAAGTATTCACTGCTATGAATATTCGACATGTATAGAAAGAATCTGTAGATGACTTATCAGCTTGCTCTTATCATTTGCAGCTCGGCTGTTTCCAATAAGTTTGCCATTTACGCGATCAAAGTCCCATCAAATGCATTTTTTTCATCCTCATCTTAATCCATCATTTGCTCCTGCACCTTCACCAGGTCAGCAAGGAATCCTGTTTGTCACATATACATTCTGTAATTATGTTTCTGTATAGGAATATTTATTGGTcattttctttccatttttcaGCTTTTTCCCCTAACCCAAGCCGCATTCCACCTCCAAGGCGCAAGGGTCATCACCATCATCGTCGCTGGCATTTAAGAGGCAATGCGACTGCAGTGTCACCTTCTTCACCTggtaattttgttttgcttgttgttGATTATCCTGCGCCCTATGCTAGTGGCAAGgaatatattttatatgcaTCTTCAGACTATAGTCGATAGATCAAGCGTAGTAACTACTTTTTCCTGTGTGTTTCCGGCTTTCCTTTTTGGTAGACTGTCAGCAGACATGTGTAGAGCCTCTCACTTCAACTCCTTTTGGTTCACCTTGTGGTTGTGTCTTCCCCATGAAAGTTCAGGTTCTACTAAGTGTTGCGCCTTTTTCTATTTTCCCCGTGACCAACGAGTTAGAGATTGAGGTTGCTGCTGGAACGTACTTGGAACAAAGCCAAGTGAAAATAATGGGTGCCAGTGCCGACAGTGAAAACCAAGGGAAAACAGTGGTGGATATTAACCTTGTTCCACTTGGGGAAAAGTTCGACAACACTACAGCAACACTTATTTATCAGAGGTTCCGGCACAAGAAAGTACCTCTAAATGAGACTATTTTTGGTGATTATGAGGTTACACAGATAAGTTACCCAGGTAAACTGATTTCTTTCAGATGCAAGTttgtacacttttttttttggtttcatttcaAAGCTTGAATCTCTTTACTTTGCTTCAGGAATTCCTTCTTCTTCGCCAAATGGATATTTTACTGCAGATGCTCCAAGTGCAAGTACTGGACTTCCAATCAATGCAACCTTTACCAACAAAAACCAGGGAATAGGTTTTAGAACGATTGCAATCATTGCCTTGTCAGGTTTTGTGCTCATTCTGGTTTTGGTTGGAGCTATATCTATAATCGTGAAATGGAAGAAAATTGGGAAGTCATCTAATGCTGTTGGCCCAACTTTGGCTTCATCGATTAACAAAAGGCCTGGTAATTTTCTCCCTCTTGACTTTATAACGCTTCGGTAGCTTTAAAAGACTCCGTTTCTGAAATATTTATACGCCTTGCAGGTGCTGGATCTATGTTTTCCAGTAGCGCTAGAAGTTCGGGATCAGATTCTTTGATGTCTTCCATGGCTACATGTGCTTTATCCGTTAGGACCTTCACACTCTCTGAGCTTGAGAAAGCAACTGATAGATTCAGTGCTAAAAGGGTTTTGGGAGAGGGCGGATTTGGTCGTGTTTATCAGGGGAGCATGGAAGATGGAACGGAGGTTGCAGTGAAACTGCTAACTAGGGACAACCAGAACCGAGACCGGGAATTCATTGCAGAAGTCGAGATGCTAAGCCGTTTGCACCACCGTAATCTTGTGAAACTGATTGGAATATGCATTGAAGGCCGTACACGTTGCTTGATTTATGAGCTCGTCCACAATGGGAGTGTCGAGTCTCACTTACACGGTGACATATTCTGATCTCTGCACTTGTAATGAATATATATCCCAATTAGATCCATCACCACCTAAAACCTTTTTTCCGGTTGTTGACAAAACAGAAGGAACGCTTGATTGGGATGCACGATTGAAGATTGCACTTGGAGCAGCAAGAGGACTGGCTTATCTCCATGAAGATTCAAATCCCCGAGTAATCCACCGTGATTTCAAGGCTAGCAATGTTCTCCTAGAAGATGACTTTACCCCAAAAGTCTCTGACTTTGGACTGGCGAGAGAAGCAACCGAAGGAAGTCAACATATTTCAACTCGAGTCATGGGGACCTTTGggtaaagttttgttttttcttcaaatGTGATGAATACAGACACTCTGTCTATAGAAGGCGGACTTACAGTGACTACCCTGGAAATAATTGCAGGTACGTGGCTCCTGAGTATGCAATGACAGGGCATCTCCTTGTTAAAAGCGATGTCTATAGTTACGGTGTGGTTTTACTCGAGCTTCTCACTGGTAGAAGACCGGTAGACATGTCTCAACCTTCCGGAGAAGAAAACCTTGTGACATGGGCGAGACCCTTACTAGCCAACAGAGAGGGCCTGGAGCAACTGGTGGACCCTGCATTGGCTGGaacctacaactttgatgacaTGGCGAAAGTGGCTGCTATTGCCTCCATGTGCGTCCACCAAGAGGTCTCACACAGACCATTTATGGGTGAGGTTGTGCAGGCATTGAAACTTATATACAACGATGCAGATGAGACATGTGGTGACTATTGCAGCCAAAAGGACTCATCAGTACCAGACTCTGCTGACTTCAAAGGCGATTTGGCTCCATCGGATAGCAGCTGGTGGAATTTGACACCTCGGTTAAGGTATGGTCAAGCTTCGTCGTTCATAACCATGGAATATAGCTCAGGACCGCTAGAAGACATGGAGAACCGGCCTCACTCTGCCTCTAGCATNTGGTTTCATTTCAAAGCTTGAATCTCTTTACTTTGCTTCAGGAATTCCTTCTTCTTCGCCAAATGGATATTTTACTGCAGATGCTCCAAGTGCAAGTACTGGACTTCCAATCAATGCAACCTTTACCAACAAAAACCAGGGAATAGGTTTTAGAACGATTGCAATCATTGCCTTGTCAGGTTTTGTGCTCATTCTGGTTTTGGTTGGAGCTATATCTATAATCGTGAAATGGAAGAAAATTGGGAAGTCATCTAATGCTGTTGGCCCAACTTTGGCTTCATCGATTAACAAAAGGCCTGGTAATTTTCTCCCTCTTGACTTTATAACGCTTCGGTAGCTTTAAAAGACTCCGTTTCTGAAATATTTATACGCCTTGCAGGTGCTGGATCTATGTTTTCCAGTAGCGCTAGAAGTTCGGGATCAGATTCTTTGATGTCTTCCATGGCTACATGTGCTTTATCCGTTAAGACCTTCACACTCTCTGAGCTTGAGAAGGCAACTGATAGATTCAGTGCTAAAAGGGTTTTGGGAGAGGGCGGATTTGGTCGTGTTTATCAGGGGAGCATGGAAGATGGAACGGAGGTTGCAGTGAAACTGCTAACTAGGGACAACCAGAACCGAGACCGGGAATTCATTGCAGAAGTCGAGATGCTAAGCCGTTTGCACCACCGTAATCTTGTGAAACTGATTGGAATATGCATTGAAGGCCGTACACGTTGCTTGATTTATGAGCTCGTCCACAATGGGAGTGTCGAGTCTCACTTGCACGGTGACATATTCTGATCTCTGCACTTGTAATGAATATATATCCCAATTAGATCCATCACCACCTAAAACCTTTTTTCCGGTTGTTGACAAAACAGAAGGAACGCTTGATTGGGATGCACGATTGAAGATTGCACTTGGAGCAGCAAGAGGACTGGCTTATCTTCATGAAGACTCAAATCCCCGAGTAATCCACCGTGATTTCAAGGCTAGCAATGTTCTCCTAGAACATGACTTTACCCCAAAAGTCTCTGACTTTGGACTGGCGAGAGAAGCAACCGAAGGAAGTCAACATATTTCAACTCGAGTCATGGGGACCTTTGggtaaagttttgttttttctcaaatgTGATGAATACAGACACTCTGTCTATAGAAGGCGGACTGACAGTGACTACCCTGGAAATAATTGCAGGTACGTGGCTCCTGAGTATGCAATGACAGGGCATCTCCTTGTTAAAAGCGATGTCTATAGTTACGGTGTGGTTTTACTCGAGCTTCTCACTGGTAGAAGACCGGTAGACATGTCTCAACCTTCAGGAGAAGAAAACCTTGTGACATGGGCGAGACCCTTACTAGCCAACAGAGAAGGTCTTGAGCAACTGGTGGACCCTGCATTGGCTGGaacctacaactttgatgacaTGGCGAAAGTGGCTGCGATTGCCTCCATGTGCGTCCACCAAGAGGTCTCACACAGACCATTTATGGGTGAAGTTGTGCAGGCATTGAAACTTATATACAACGATGCAGATGAGACATGTGGTGACTATTGCAGCCAAAAGGACTCATCAGTTCCAGACTCTGCTGACTTCAAAGGCGATCTGGCTCCATCGGATAGCAGCTGGTGGAATTTGACACCTCGGTTAAGGTATGGTCAAGCTTCGTCGTTCATAACCATGGAATATAGCTCAGGACCGCTAGAAGACATGGAGAACCGGCCTCACTCTGCCTCTAGCATTCCAAGAGAAGGAGGGCTTTTTCTACCAAACAGATCGGGTCCGTTACGGCCCATGCGTAGTAGAAGAAACTTCTTTAGATTGAGAGGAAGCATGAGCGAACACGGTGGACCATCGTCGTCTAGACATCTCTGGTCCGGCAATGGCGACTGGCTCTGAGAAACCAGAAAATGTGATGTACagtgaagaaaatgaaaaaaaaaaaaaaaaaaagagggtaaAAAAAGGCTCACAAACTCTTGAGCTGCACGGTTAGGTTCTGGTTAATCCGGTTTGGTTCGATTGATGAGGGTAAAGACTTACCGGTTTGATTGATTTTAGGagctttatttttggttttgttttcgtCAAATAGAgtaattgtttgtttttgcgAGGATGCAAAAGCACAGGGAGGATTGTATTCTAAAAGACGTCTGTATTTAGTTATCTCTTCTTTCTACCccacaaaaacatttttattttagtgttctactatttttttagtttataagtTTCAAGTTCCTATGAATTTTGCTATTTTGGCTTTTGGTCAACGTTGTATAATTTAGAGGCCCTCACAATTATTTTCTCCAAATTATACTGAGATTTGGTGAACAGTAAGTGATTTCGGTAGTTTTGGTTCTTTCATCTCTCATCCTCTTCATTGATTTCAGTAGTTTTCGATTGAATTGAATTGAACCTCTCATCCTCCTCGTTTTCGTTCACTTTGAATTGAAAGTGATTTTTCAACCTGCCTTGCTTACTTTATTATGAGTAATTGAGTATCACGTATCAAAATTGGACTCTTCTTTAAAAGACTCATACGTTTGATTTCAGAGGGTTAAAATATTCTGCATTTATGCCAATGTAAAAATCTTTCTAgtctttggtgatgatgatgcacGTTTATAATctccaaattttgtttccaCTTACATTTTCTAGCTGTCAATTATAATTGACTTTAAAATGGGATAATGTTGGAACCATTATAATCTTGCTCAGCAAtgtgaaaagagagagacatcggctttgttcaaaaaaaaaaaaagagacatcGGCTTAAGAAGCAACCGGTTTTGAGAGCTATTTTCAACAAAGGTAAATTCTGTTATTTGATCATCTTAAATGTTTGTTTAGAGGTATTAAATTAAACACTTAAGTTACATATAAGTATACATGATAATTTTATAAccaattataattttcttaagaaaaaagattttCCTTTTCTCCATGTCTACAACATACAAAACAACAGGCTTAGATGAATTTTGTAAAAGCTCTATATAAAGGTTAAAAAGCTGAATCACTTCTACTACTAAATAAAAGTTAGCAAATTAGTAAGAGTTAGGATCACCTTGACATGATATTAGTAGTTtctaaataaaatcatgaattttCCCATAGACTCTTCACTTATTATTGATGTTTTCCACCTAAACTGAAATTAGAAGAATCATCTAGTAAAATTACATTGTGAacgataaacaaaaaaaaaacaaaaaaaaaaaagtagaaaggTTGTTTATATTCTACCTTTTATCTTCCGATCATTAGAAAGTCTAAATTCAGAAATAAACctgttaaattttgaatatcaggAAATAACACAGTTCCAAAATCCATTTTAAATGGATGGGAGGTACTAAACAATGAATGTGAAATTCATGAatgtttttttacctttttagtaATACCTAAATATTCGGCTTTCTCTAAACATTTAGGTTTTTACACTAAAACCTGAAAATAAGAAACATCATCAGTTATCAATAATTTCAATTGTGAATGACAAATAAAGGaacttgatgtttttttttttgttaaaaaaggaATTTTATGTCGaggaaaatatataatgttaccTTGTAACAACAATTATCTTCAACATCACAAGCTAACGATTTAAGCAAAGCTTGTAAAACCAATATGGCCAGCCATTTTgatggaattaaaaaaaaaatagatatgctGTGAAAGCTTTGATGGCTTTTTTGAATATCAAATTTGACTACTGTATTTATAGGCTAAGAGAGTTAATTGTTCTTTTAGGTTTGATATGATCAAATCTGAAAGAATATATTTTCGgaataaagttttaacccaaaaTTTGTGGAATATGCTAAAATTTAGACAATCATAATATTGTTAAGAATATATTTGATGAATTAGTTAAATTTCCTTGATTTTCGTATTATATTTTCCGTATTGAACAATCttcaatttatttcttaaacttaaaattcaaagaTTCATAACAATTTTCAATATGAAAGATCAGTATTTCCAATAAAATAGGTATAATCGAATGCATATTCCATAATTAGAAAAAACTCATTAACTGATAAATTTAGTTGTGTGTTTTTGAacgatttgtttcatttttcctGTTTTCCacctttttctctgtttaatgTGTCCATCTCGTAAAAAAATAGGTAAAAAAAGTGatgataaatgttttaatataattatagtgttttcgtttttgtatagtaatatatatttaaaattttttcatattttacggaatattttaattatttcaactAACTAGCATCTCTCATCAATTTAAGTTATCATATTAAAAGAGAtatagattttcatttttttttttttttcttggaagaaaaaaggaaaaaaaacatattttccttTTACTCTACAAAGaaaattgtcaatttttttttttttttttaatttctttaagatAATGTTAAGTGTTTAGCTATAAATAGATGGATGATAGGTATGCACAGAAGAAAGCAAAATCAATCGATCGATACCTCCTcaaagtcaaaaaaatatacGAGCTAATTTcaggtttgttttttaaatatttttttatttccttttttcttttattaattatccAACAGACCCGACCCGATAAGCGGGGGTTAAGAAATCTCCGGGTCGGCCAATATCTATCTGCGAGAAATTGTTTTGCGATTGGAGCGATCTGCGAAAGCTGCTGATTTGAGGGCTTGATTAGGGTCTCGATTCGGTCGTTGAATCAATCATGGAAGTAGGTGAGGGTTACGTGGGGTATATTGGAGTGGAGGAGCGTAGAGCGATGCAATTGCAGAAGAGGCGAAAGGTGTCAGTCAGAGTTGCAGGAAGAAGAAGCCGACAAGGTAAAGGTAAAGCTCGCTGAAGGTAAACCTAGCTTGCTCGTTCAAGCAACTCAGCAGAAGCGACATGTACCCGCCCAATTGAGTGCTACGGAGCAAATTATTTTACAAGAGAAGGAGATGATGGAGCATTTATCTGATAAGAAGACGCTTATGTCTGTTGGCGAATTAGCCAAAGGTATCACTTATACAGAGCCTCTCTTAACTGGCTGGAAACCCCCTTTGCATATTAGGAGGAAGATGTCGACGAAACGCATGGATTTGATTAGGAGGCAATGGCATATTATAGTTAACGGTGATGATATTCCTCCTCCAATCATATGAAGCTCCCTAGACCTCTTCTCGACACCCTTAATGAGAAGGGAATTGTTCAGCCGACTCCTATCCAAGTTCAGGGCCTTCCTGTGGTTTTGTCTGGTAGAGATATGATTGGGATTGCCTTCACCGGTTCGGGAAAGACGCTCTGGTTTTCGTTCTTCCCACGATCATGATAGCTCTGCAGGAGGAGCTAATGATGTCATCCAGGAGGTCGAATACGTCaaacaagaagcaaagattGTTTACCTCCTTGAGTGCCTCCAGAAAACCTCTCCACCTGTTTTGATTTTCTGTGAGAACAAACCTGATGTTGATCATATTCACGAGTACTTGTTACTGAAAGGAGTGGAAGCAGTGGCCATCCATGGAGGAAAACACCAAGAAGACA is drawn from Camelina sativa cultivar DH55 chromosome 1, Cs, whole genome shotgun sequence and contains these coding sequences:
- the LOC104710921 gene encoding receptor-like serine/threonine-protein kinase ALE2, which translates into the protein MMPNFAMLLLLILLLHSLGSSHICFARLFPISLPFTRSKSHQMHFFHPHLNPSFAPAPSPAFSPNPSRIPPPRRKGHHHHRRWHLRGNATAVSPSSPDCQQTCVEPLTSTPFGSPCGCVFPMKVQVLLSVAPFSIFPVTNELEIEVAAGTYLEQSQVKIMGASADSENQGKTVVDINLVPLGEKFDNTTATLIYQRFRHKKVPLNETIFGDYEVTQISYPGIPSSSPNGYFTADAPSASTGLPINATFTNKNQGIGFRTIAIIALSGFVLILVLVGAISIIVKWKKIGKSSNAVGPTLASSINKRPGAGSMFSSSARSSGSDSLMSSMATCALSVRTFTLSELEKATDRFSAKRVLGEGGFGRVYQGSMEDGTEVAVKLLTRDNQNRDREFIAEVEMLSRLHHRNLVKLIGICIEGRTRCLIYELVHNGSVESHLHEGTLDWDARLKIALGAARGLAYLHEDSNPRVIHRDFKASNVLLEDDFTPKVSDFGLAREATEGSQHISTRVMGTFGYVAPEYAMTGHLLVKSDVYSYGVVLLELLTGRRPVDMSQPSGEENLVTWARPLLANREGLEQLVDPALAGTYNFDDMAKVAAIASMCVHQEVSHRPFMGEVVQALKLIYNDADETCGDYCSQKDSSVPDSADFKGDLAPSDSSWWNLTPRLRYGQASSFITMEYSSGPLEDMENRPHSASS
- the LOC104710930 gene encoding receptor-like serine/threonine-protein kinase ALE2; protein product: XGFISKLESLYFASGIPSSSPNGYFTADAPSASTGLPINATFTNKNQGIGFRTIAIIALSGFVLILVLVGAISIIVKWKKIGKSSNAVGPTLASSINKRPGAGSMFSSSARSSGSDSLMSSMATCALSVKTFTLSELEKATDRFSAKRVLGEGGFGRVYQGSMEDGTEVAVKLLTRDNQNRDREFIAEVEMLSRLHHRNLVKLIGICIEGRTRCLIYELVHNGSVESHLHEGTLDWDARLKIALGAARGLAYLHEDSNPRVIHRDFKASNVLLEHDFTPKVSDFGLAREATEGSQHISTRVMGTFGYVAPEYAMTGHLLVKSDVYSYGVVLLELLTGRRPVDMSQPSGEENLVTWARPLLANREGLEQLVDPALAGTYNFDDMAKVAAIASMCVHQEVSHRPFMGEVVQALKLIYNDADETCGDYCSQKDSSVPDSADFKGDLAPSDSSWWNLTPRLRYGQASSFITMEYSSGPLEDMENRPHSASSIPREGGLFLPNRSGPLRPMRSRRNFFRLRGSMSEHGGPSSSRHLWSGNGDWL